In a genomic window of Punica granatum isolate Tunisia-2019 chromosome 6, ASM765513v2, whole genome shotgun sequence:
- the LOC116212547 gene encoding receptor-like cytosolic serine/threonine-protein kinase RBK2: MEGQKESSSSPVGVLEDFLRSSDSDSNSVTSDPDTRQDPKPASRWHGMVKSLWIKSKKQPPASYPLGSIKAPPPLKRCSSMREIISIGPCFLMKSGSNNSSSPWKYFTLNELQIATNNFSAENLIGKGGYAEVYKGRLRDGQLVAIKRQTKGTPDEIIGDFLSELGIMAHVKHRNTAKLVGYGVEGGMHLVLELSHCGSLASVLYGSKDILDWSIRYKIALGTAEGLLYLHEGCQRRIIHRDIKAANILLTKDFEPQICDFGLAKWLPEKWTHHTVSKFEGTFGYLAPEYLMHGIVDEKTDAFAFGVLLLELVTGRRALDYSQQSLVLWAKPLLRKNEIRELVDPSLGQNYNGRQLNLMLLAASLCVQQSSIRRPSMSQVVKILNGDLSCLKCMRKIRTPFFRKAFVEECYNSIGG; encoded by the exons CTCCTCTCCAGTTGGGGTGCTCGAGGACTTCCTGAGGAGCTCTGACTCGGACTCGAACTCGGTCACATCGGACCCCGATACCCGACAAGATCCAAAGCCCGCTTCCCGGTGGCACGGAATGGTCAAATCACTATGGATTAAATCGAAGAAACAGCCGCCTGCGTCGTATCCCTTGGGTTCCATCAAAGCTCCTCCTCCCCTCAAGAGATGCAGCAGCATGCGAGAGATCATCTCGATTGGTCCATGTTTTCTGATGAAGTCCGGATCTAATAATTCGAGCTCCCCATGGAAATATTTCACGCTCAACGAGCTCCAAATCGCGACCAACAACTTTAGTGCAG AAAATCTTATCGGCAAAGGGGGCTATGCCGAGGTTTATAAGGGCCGTTTACGGGACGGGCAGCTTGTGGCAATCAAACGGCAGACAAAAGGGACACCTGACGAGATAATTGGGGATTTTCTCTCTGAGCTCGGGATCATGGCCCATGTTAAGCACCGGAACACTGCAAAGTTGGTTGGCTATGGGGTCGAAGGAGGGATGCACCTTGTTCTCGAGCTATCTCACTGTGGCAGTTTAGCCTCTGTTCTTTATG GATCGAAGGATATCTTAGATTGGAGCATTAGGTATAAAATTGCATTAGGGACAGCTGAAGGATTATTATACCTTCACGAAGGTTGTCAGAGGAGAATCATCCACAGAGATATCAAAGCTGCGAATATTTTACTAACAAAAGACTTTGAGCCTCAG ATATGCGATTTCGGGCTTGCAAAATGGTTGCCAGAGAAATGGACACACCACACCGTGTCTAAGTTCGAAGGCACATTCGG GTATCTAGCTCCCGAGTACTTAATGCACGGAATAGTGGACGAGAAAACGGATGCTTTTGCTTTTGGTGTGCTGCTGTTGGAGCTAGTCACGGGCCGTCGTGCTTTGGATTATTCGCAACAAAGCCTAGTGTTGTGG GCAAAACCTCTGCTTCGGAAGAACGAAATTAGAGAACTAGTGGATCCATCACTGGGACAGAACTACAATGGAAGGCAGCTGAATCTCATGCTCTTGGCCGCTTCCCTCTGTGTACAACAATCGTCCATTCGCAGGCCCAGCATGAGTCAG GTGGTGAAAATTCTGAATGGTGACCTCAGCTGCTTGAAGTGCATGAGGAAAATCCGAACCCCTTTCTTCCGCAAGGCATTTGTCGAGGAGTGCTACAACTCGATCGGAGGCTGA